ttgtaaagtgtgtggcttggttatctgcggtatggagccaatgctaatgattttaaaaaggttgggtgtgtagcttggttatccgcggtacggagccaatgcaaacgattttgtaaagtgtgtggcttggttatctgcggtatggagccaatgctaatgattttaaaaaggttgggtgtgtagcttggttatccgcggtacggagccaatgcaaatgattttgaaagtgtgtagcttggttatccgcggtacggagccaatgcaaatgttttgtgtaaacaaatgatttttgaaaggttgttttgtaaatgaaaatgttgacacggtctacgatgagtcgcgtaggagaaactctgaaatcttggacaccaacgatagttgattaatgaatgtggatgtgtcattgattaactgtgtatatacttatcatgtggaaattgatgttgtattatagcttgtttataagttatgggttagcgggtatgggattactctgctgagctttgtagctcacggtgttgccttttggtgaccctgacatattatatcggtggcgacgctggtataatgtgtcagattttgtagataatcagggttagcagatcaccgtggaggctttggagctgaggagctggcaagaatagaggagctgaggagctgtagttaggaaccctagaatccccctccattggtgtaaaatattgaactcttgtgagagtagttgttgtaataagagccagactccatttgattgtatcaataaattgtcttcttaacgtacccaaaattcagggcgttatagatttttatcaataaattgtcttcttaacgtacccaaaattcggggcgttacagaaccTAACGGGGGAAGCAAAAATACTTATTTGCCCATGGTCTTATACTGAATAAAGAAAGCCGgataaaagaagaaggaagaataaagaaaatgcaaaaaataaaagggaaaagtATACAGTGTTTCAGCTACCTACCCACCACGTGAAGTGTAGGGTTGTGATGTGTAAGGGAAAAGTTTACATGTGCCGCgtgttttttagctttttgagACCGTTTGGGCCTCCAAACGAGCCTTTGAATCGTTTTTGGACTATTTTTGTTTCGCTTATAACTTTTCGTAGAAAACTCTGTTTCAGCCCATTCTTTTTTCAGAACTCTTGTTTTTGCCCCATTGACACACGCTTCTTTTCTCTCTGGACACAactttctctctaaaatcaagtgttccaaattacaatccgtttgaatgggtgagaagattttattttatttatcatttaattctaaatggtcataattaaattttgactatagggctctcgttaattaaccctaagaaattgtagaatcaaatatctcttaggactaaccaacgagagccttagagtcaaaatttaattatgaccctttagaattaaatgatcagaaaaaaaaaatcttctcacccattcaaatggattgaaatttggaacacttaatttttcaatctgcagtttatatattaaaaaatatggttaaaaaattaagtgttccaaatttcaattcgtttgaaccgatagaaagattttagttttctaatcatttattctaaatggtcataattaaattttgactatagggctctcgttgattaactctaagaaaatcgtagaatcaaatatctcttaggactaaccaatgagagccctagagtcaaaatttaattatgaccttttagaattaaatgataaaaaaaataaaatcttctcacccattcaaacagattgaaatttggaacacttaaccaaatttaacgaaaataaattaagtgtttcgaatttcaatccgtttgaatgggtgggaagattttatgtttctgatcatttaattctaaagggtcataattaaattttgactataggactCTTGTTGGtaagtcctaagagatatttgattcaacgattttcttagggttaatcaacgagagccctattgtcaaaatttaattatgaccttttagaataaaatgatcagaaaactaaaatctttctatcggttcaaacgaattgatatttagaacacttaattttttaaccatattttttaatatataaactgcaggttgaaaaattaagtgttccaaatttcaattcatttgaatgggtgagaagattttatttttctgatcatttaattctaaaaggtcataattaaattttgactctaaggctctcgttggttagtcctaagagatatttgattctacgatttcttagggttaattaacgagagccctatagtcaaaatttaattgtgaccctttagaattaaatgataaataaaataaaatcttctcacccattcaaacggattgtaatttggaacacttgattttagagagaaagcTGTGTCCGAAGAGAGAAGAAGCGTGTGTCAGTGGGGCAAATTTTTATTGGTGGGAGGCACGGCACCACCTGGCAAATTCCAcgtgttgcccttggggcaacgaataatttctcaaaGTTGAGCCAAGGGTAGATTTGTCATGGAAAAATGTCTTTATGCTGACATCATCACCTTTATTGCTTTTCCGTTACGTCAAACAAACGGATGGGCTGAACTGCAGCCGACAGCTAAACCAgaggggaggtaagtgcaatttcaGTAACTTGAGGAGAGGTGTCTGtaattgtcagaaacctcaggggaggtaagtgaaatttgcccttaacGTAAATAGACAAACCAAActattaaatttggtttttaatatactaaggggctgtttgataaaactgaaaactgaaagctgaaaaattaagtactggagactgaatgttgaaaattttaagctaaaaagttgtttgataaatatattaagtactgaattaaaaaaatgatgaattaattttgttccaattctctcttaatttactaacagtCATAATATACTTCTAGtaatggtggaggtggtggtaggagcggtggtgtagtgctggtagtggaggtggtcgtggtggtggtaggagcggtggtgtagtgctggtggaggtggtggtggtaggagcggtggtaggagcggtggtgtagtgctggtagtggtggtggtggtggtggagcggtggtgtagtgctggtagtggtggtggtggaggagtggtgtggtgtgttggagtggtggtggtggtagtgtagtgatggtagtggtgatgatggcggtggaggtggtgaagtggtggtaggagcggtggtggtggtgtagtgatagTAGTGGTGATGGTTgtggtggaatggtggtggtggtggtggagtggtggtggtgatgtggtggtggtggtggagaagtggaagtggtggtggtggagtggtgtaggtggtggtggtggtggtggtgaaatggtggtaggagcggtggtggtggtgtaatgatgatggtggtgttggtggagCGGTCGTGGTGGAGTGGTgaagctggtggtggtggtagtagtggaggaagtggtgatggtggtggagtggtggagttggtggtggtgatgtgggggtggtggtagtggtggagtggtggtggtggtggtggaggagtggtggtggaggggtagtggtggtggtgtggtggtgtagtggtggtggtgatggtggtggagtggtggaggtggtggtaatggtggtggtggaatggtggaggtgttggtttgagtggttgtggtggtagtTTGATAGTTGAAtgtaaatatataaaaattcagtcaaaattaagtagctcaaagctacttaatttttttcaactttttggaCTATATTTTAAgttggtacttaatttgttaagcaatgtaaaatgtggttatcaaacctactgaattacttattacttaattgattcagttttaaatGCTGAATTtaaattatcaaacaagccctaacaCCGAGACCAAACTACACCACTACAAAATCAAACTAAACCATTCAGCTTGGACTGACTTCACGGTTTGATGATTCTTCTTTCTCAACCCTACAAAATGTGGTTAAAAGTTTGAAACATACGTATTTTAATtgatagagtttttttttttttttttttgtataactgGACATCGATAGCAGCTTGCGCGTACTAATCTTAGAGCTCAAAGTGAGTGATAGATATAAACGTTTAGTGTGAttccattattattatttttttggttgacaaTGAGAATGGATGCGAGCTTGGAGAATAAATCCCTTCTTGTTAAGTTCGTATACAACCCACACCTTTGAGTTTTTATTTATAAGAATTATTCACGGAATATACGAggaataataaataatttatataggaattcaaaaaaagtaaataaaatatGAAACAAGAAAAGTTATTGATTCATGGATAAATCTTTGCTCGAGTCATTCATTCGCATTTAGAAGTTTATTTATGTCAGTAACGGCATTGTATTATTCTAAGTTAAATCTCTACGTGCTCATAGAACTTTGCTAAGGTTAATAATGCACTAGCGATGTTAAATTCGATAACTAAAAAGACCATTACACCCTCACTAATTATAGTTCAAATTGTATTGACCTACCCTTTCTTTATATTAACACGTATTGTACTAGTATTAATAACATGCACTTTTCTATCCTTAAAGGTAATTTTCTCTATTAACATATCGTAAGTATAAAATTAATTTCATTGTTCAAATGCAAAAGTAATAGAAGCAATACTGAAAATTCAgacatttttttgtgttttctttatCGTTGGTGTACATTCTTTTGCTGGACCAGATATTTACTACTCCAGTACGTATTTCTCATTCATTCTCCTCATCTATACAAAAATCGAAATGgtaatgaattttgtttgagaCCAAAAATGAGTAACTTAAAGACAAGATTTTATCTTACTTTCTTATCTAATTTTGTTCTCTACAAATCTGagatttaaacaaaaaaaatttcaatatttctcGGTGATCTTGATGAGGAAAACAATGACAGAATAACATCTGGACCATGTTAGGAAAAACACACTACcaggatttttttatttttttattgtcaaGAAGTAATCGTAAAATTCATGTAAAAAGTAAACCAAGTTCGAAAAAGCTACACTAAAATGTCTTTTTTCCTATTCAGAACATGCGACCTAGCTTGGATGACCTTCCACAATACCTGGCTTTAATTTCGGACTCACGTTGGAATGAGGATCTAAACATCCTTTCATGTCTAATTTATGTGAAggatatacctatatataaatataaaacgAATTCACTTGCATATATCAATATATATGACAGGCTGCGAAGGGTTCACCAGTAATCGTTACACGAACAAGACCCGTCCTTGAAATGGTGAAAACGGTTTCTATCCCTAACAACAATTTCTCTATCAAAAACCTTCGATATCATCTTCGTAGCGTTGTGACAGTCCATACACACTCTGAGATTTTTCGTTATTCTGATTGTAGTACCTGGAGAAGTCCGAATAAGGCCAAAGGCAATTGCCAGCTTCTCACTATGGTGAGATATTGAAGATTCCTTGTCATCTTCCTCTGCATCTAGCCTTGCCCCCGTGGTGTTGGGCACATATCCAGCCAATTTGATCTTCTTCATCATGTTTTCAGTTGCATTATAAACCTCTTCCGAATCAGGGTGTATATTGTCTTCAGAAAAAAACTCATGAATGATTCCATCCATCTCAATCACACTACAGCCTGGCATTTTCTTTATTCCTTTCTCTTTGATCTGATTCCTCGCTCTTACCGCATCCTCTAACCTACCCACAGAAGCATAAATATTTGACAGAAGTATGTAATCACCGCTATGCGCAGACTCCAATCTGACCACATTTTTGAGCGACCTTTCACCAATTTCAACGTTTTTATAAACTCTGCACGAAGCCAACAATGTTCTCCAAATAACTGCATTGGGTTGGATGGGCATGTTGTTTATAAACTCATAAGCCTCTTCTATGCAGCCTGCTCTACCAAGGATATCAACCATGCAACCATAATGCTCAATCATCGGTTCAATACCAAAATCTCTACTCATACTAACAAAGAATCCCCTACCCTCATCCACCAAACCTGCATGGCTACAAGCACAAAGAACAGCCACGAAAGTTACATTGTTCGGTGCAATGTTCCTTTCCACCATTGCATGGAAGAACCCAATAGCCTTTTTCCCTTGTCCATTATTTGCAAGGCCTTGAATTAACACTGTCCAAGAGAAGACATTCTTTGAAGGCATGTTTCTAAACACTTCGATTGCACTGCCAACGGACCCGCATTTCAGATACAAATCCATCAGCGCAGTTCCAAGAGTGACCGTGAGCTTCATCCTCTTCTTCATTACATAAGAATGCACCCATTTGCCCGTTTCTAGAGCTCCAAGAACAGCACAAGAAAAAAGTATGCTAACCATAGTCACCTCAGTGGGCTCTATATTGGTTTTTTGCATCACGTGAACCAGTTCAAGTGCCTCTCTATGTCGGCTTGCTTGGCCATATCCGGATATCATAGCACTCCATGCAACAAAATCCCTTCGAGGCATCTCATCAAATAGCCTTCGAGCTGTATCCACATGACCGCACTTTGAATACATATCCACGAGCGAGGTGACCAAAGAGGGATTTCCCTTTAACCCATTTGCCTCCACGTACTCATGGATCCACTCACCCAGTTCAATTTCAGCCAACCTTCCACAGGCtttcaaaacacaaaacaacGTAACCTCATCAAACCCAACTTCCATTTCCAGCATTTTCCGAAACAACCCCACAACCTCTTCCCAACAACCACTCCCAGTGTACCCTGAAAACATCGAATTCCATGTGACAACACTCCTCTCAGGCATTCCATCAAACAAGTGGCGGGCAACCTCTACTTTGCCACAACTAGCAAACAAACCAAGCAAAGCATTCACCGCAAACCCATCAAACGCAAATCCATATTTCATAATCAGGGCATGGATTTGCTCTCCCTCTTTCAAAGCATGTAGCTTAGAACAAGCTTTCAAAATGCAGGGGAAGGTGAATTCATCGGGATGAACCGATCTTTCGCGCATTTCGTTGAACAAAAGAATGGCTTCATTGGGTGATTGCTTCAATGTGAAGAACCTGATCATGAGATTATAAGCAGCCGAATCGGGTTCTTCGAGTTTTTTGAAGATGGAGATAGGATAGTCCATAGGTAGTTTTGGGATGAGTATGGCGGCGGATTCGAGGAGGTTTTCGGCCACTCTCGGGTTGTGGATGAGGCGGGTTTTGATGAGGTGAGCGTGGATTTGGTTGAGGTCTTTGATGTTCTTGCATTGTTTGAGgattagggttttagggttatCTGGGAACTGGGTGATTGCGGTTGGAGCAGTTAAGGCCATTTGGTTGTGGCCTGTGAGCGGAGTAGACTCTCACTCTCAAGGATTTGAAATTTGTAAGGGCAAATcctagggaaaatgacggtccacgacaaagttttgataattaatatctgtcaaaGACATTTGTTgataggtattaattatcaaaatacgtcattgactGTCATTTTCCCCAAATCCTACGCTTTATTTGGTTGTGATTCTACGCTTTATTCGGTTGGAAATGGATCATCTCCTATCTCCTATCTCTTGGAACCGGACAATTCAATCGGACCCATTTACTGGCACTTTACGAGCTGAGCCCAGTGACAAGGATCATTCATATTTTAGACCTTGTTGAATAGAATAACCACTTTCAAAGTTCATGTTCACTTATATCATGTTGAATATGTTTCCACAAACACatttttttcaggaaaaatGAATTCCAAAAGCATTGTAACATTGGATGGAGAttcatttttctcaaaaataaaagtaaaaattgtgttttgaaaagaatcAGATGATATCTGATTAACATAATTTTGGGTGTGATGTATGTTCTggataaaatctaaaaagtgaacTATCTAAATCATTGACTTGAAAAGAGCTTGCAAATGGTCAGACTTGATCATTCAATCACAAAGAGATCGGAGAGGATCCAATCTCTATTTGGGTACTTCAAAAACATTACCACAAAAAGGTTTTGAAACATACCGTACTTTAAATTGATAAGCTATATGTGTTTGTATTCGGATCAGTTTGAGCACACTTTAGCACATTCTAAGAATTTGAGCACACTTCAGGCATGTTTGGTGTTTTCATATTATGAATGATGACTATCATAAAAAGTCCTCTCTAGGAGAGGTTTCGTCTTGCTCTGCAAGTTCAGTCTCCGTTTAGCCTTGGCGGCGGAGTGGTGTTATCTCCTTTCCCCccttccctctctcctctcgtcCACTGTCACCCTCTCTTCTCCATCACTTACCTTTCTTTTTAACATTTACAGATCACAGTTATTCTCTAATACTACCCTTCTAGCATGTCTGATGATACTAGCTCGCCGGGGGACGATCTGTCTCTTCGGTTCAAACTTTTTCATCTCACGAATTCAGAATCTACAGAAGTCACGATTGTGGAGGACGATATCAAACTTAGTGAGGCCGAATGCCGGCGAAGCCTGATTGGAAAGGTGGTGTCCTCAAAGATGGCAAATCTGCATGGTATCAGAAACACCATGGGCCCTCTTTGGGGTAATCCGACTGGATTTAAAGTTGTGGAGATTGGGGATAACTTATACCAGTTCGTTTTCGGATTGGAAGAAGATCTGGTTCGTGTGTTCGCTGGCAAACCTTGATTCTTTAACAATAGTTTCCTGATCCTCACTAAATGGCATGCGGAGATGAAGGTACAACAATTGGTGTTTAAGCACTCTCCGATTTGGGTTCAAGTTTGGGGCCTTCCCCTTCAGTTTTATTCTGTTGAGGTTGGCACCAAAATTGGCAGAAGCATGGGAGAGTTTTTGGAGATTGACATGCCCTTTTCCGATCACCGCGAAGGCCGTTTGATGAGAATCCTGGTTAATGTTGATAGTACGATCCCTATTCGTCGGGGAATGAAGCTGAAACTTGACGATGGTCAACCTTTTTGGGTGGAGTTTCGATATGAAAAACTTCCCATGTTTTGTTGTTATTGTGGTTTTATTGGTCATGAACAGAAAAGTTGTATCAAGCAATCAAAGGATATGGGGAATGGAATATTTGCTGTCGAGTCACAGTATGGGAATTGGCTACGAGCGTCTCCGGGCAAATCTTCTGGTTGGAGGAAGTATGGACCTGGTGGGAACCGGGGGACGCCGGCGTCGCCAGTGAAGTCTGGGAATAGTAAGCCCGATAATCACGAAGGATATCGTGGAGGAGTTTCTTATCGGAATCCGGATATGACGGAAAGATTAGGAGCGGGAGATTTGATTTTAGCGTATGTGCAGGAGTAGACTGGTGATACGGGTGTAGATGGAATGTTGTTACCGAATAATTCGCAGAAGACTTTGCTTTCTCTTCCTAGTTCCGTATCGACTGGGATTTTAAAACCCAAATCTCTTGATTCTATCCTTGGGGTCGAGAGTGGTGGGCCCTCAAAGTGCATTGGGCCTTTGCTTGATAGTACCACAAAAAACACAGCCCAAAATTCTCCCACGTTAACCCATACAGCCCCCTCTCTCCTCCATTCCCCAATAGTCACTCCCTTACTAAAAAACCCAACCCTTTCAACAGCCCAAACACCAGCCTCTCAGCCCATAATACTACCAATCCCTTTTCCTCGTCTACTTCTTCTCGGTCCATTCCACCCACAGACAATCCAATCACTAACCTTCTAGCCCCCTTCCGAGAGGCGTGTCCTACTCTTCCCATCTCTGTTAGCCAAAACCAAACCCATAATTTTGCCTTCTCCGCCTCGTCAGAAGGGCATATCTTAGCTGGAGGGGAAGTTCGTCCTGTTTCATCCCAAAGTAAGGATTCCGTCCCCCAACACAAGAAGCGTGGTCGGCCTATCGGCAATAAATCCAAAACGGATAGGAGCAAAGGGGTAACAATTCAAAGAAGTGTCTCGGCCGCGCCAATTGATGATCAATCCGGTACAGCACCAGCTCCCCGCGTGGGAGAGAAACGGTCGAGTAGTATGGGCCAAACAAAAAGCTCTGATCTTGATAGCAAGGAGGTTTGCTCGCTTGCGAAACGACATCGGATTACAGGTAATGTTATGGCTGATCCGGATAGTATTATGGATGACCCAATTTCTACTGAAACGGTGGAGGACACCAGCCGAGATTGGCCCCAAAGGGGTACATGAAGCTCGTATCGTGGAATTGTCGGGGTTTAGGGAGGCCTTGGACATGCCATCAACTCAGGTCGATGGTACAATTCCACTCTCCcgatcttgtttttctttctgaaaccaaaaataaaccaaaaaaattagagtCTGTTCGTAGAAGTATTCGTATGCAGAATGGTTTTTGGGTTGACCCAATCGGCCTCTCAGGAGGATTGGGGATTTTTTGGAATGATTCTGTTGTGTTTGAAGTTTTCAAATTTGGTAGTTTTTTCATTGATATGCAAGTTAAGTGTGTGAACTCTTCTTCCTCATGGCACTTGATTAATGTGTATTTGAGTCCTGTGGATAGTATTCGTTACCAGCAATTTAATTCTTTATCTGAACATGTGCGGAACCTGCATTCGGAAGTGGTAATCTGGGGGGACTTCAATGATATTTTAGATCCAGGGGAAAAGCGTGGTGGTGTGTTGCGTGACTGTTGGAGTTTTGTGCGGTTTCAATCTTTTATCGAGGAATGTGGCTTGGCAGATTTGGGCTTCAGAGGGTACCCGTTCACATGGAAGAATAACCGGAGGGGCAAAGATTTTGTTGAATCTCGATTGGATAGGACCTTGGTCTCTTCTCAATGGGTGACTCATTATAACCAAGCCTCAATGGAGCATCTTGATTGTATAGGGTCTGATCATAAAGCCTTACTTTTGAAGACTACAACGGAGGTTAGGAGACGTGTGACACCATTCCG
This DNA window, taken from Rhododendron vialii isolate Sample 1 chromosome 8a, ASM3025357v1, encodes the following:
- the LOC131335902 gene encoding pentatricopeptide repeat-containing protein At1g08070, chloroplastic-like, which translates into the protein MALTAPTAITQFPDNPKTLILKQCKNIKDLNQIHAHLIKTRLIHNPRVAENLLESAAILIPKLPMDYPISIFKKLEEPDSAAYNLMIRFFTLKQSPNEAILLFNEMRERSVHPDEFTFPCILKACSKLHALKEGEQIHALIMKYGFAFDGFAVNALLGLFASCGKVEVARHLFDGMPERSVVTWNSMFSGYTGSGCWEEVVGLFRKMLEMEVGFDEVTLFCVLKACGRLAEIELGEWIHEYVEANGLKGNPSLVTSLVDMYSKCGHVDTARRLFDEMPRRDFVAWSAMISGYGQASRHREALELVHVMQKTNIEPTEVTMVSILFSCAVLGALETGKWVHSYVMKKRMKLTVTLGTALMDLYLKCGSVGSAIEVFRNMPSKNVFSWTVLIQGLANNGQGKKAIGFFHAMVERNIAPNNVTFVAVLCACSHAGLVDEGRGFFVSMSRDFGIEPMIEHYGCMVDILGRAGCIEEAYEFINNMPIQPNAVIWRTLLASCRVYKNVEIGERSLKNVVRLESAHSGDYILLSNIYASVGRLEDAVRARNQIKEKGIKKMPGCSVIEMDGIIHEFFSEDNIHPDSEEVYNATENMMKKIKLAGYVPNTTGARLDAEEDDKESSISHHSEKLAIAFGLIRTSPGTTIRITKNLRVCMDCHNATKMISKVFDREIVVRDRNRFHHFKDGSCSCNDYW